One genomic window of Streptomonospora nanhaiensis includes the following:
- the ppdK gene encoding pyruvate, phosphate dikinase, whose protein sequence is MPKYVYEFSEGNKDLKDLLGGKGANLAEMTNLGLPVPPGFTITTEACRHFLASGTVPEGLDAEIDAKLRALEETMGKRLGQPDDPLLVSVRSGARFSMPGMMETVLNIGLNDESVLGLAAQSGDERFAWDSYRRLIQMFGKTVQDIDGELFEDAFDEVKRQKGVTSDLDLDAADHRKLVEVFKGIVAEHTGREFPADPREQMDLAIKAVFRSWNAPRAVLYRRQERIPVDLGTAVNVCAMVFGNLGMDSGTGVAFTRDPASGRQGVYGDYLQNAQGEDVVAGIRNTVPLADLERIDKASYDQLLAIMEKLENHYRDLCDIEFTIERGKLWMLQTRVGKRTAAAAFRIADQLIDQGMITLEEAIGRVTGDQLAQLMFPRFADDAEGHVLGSGMNASPGAAVGKAVFDSYTAIKWSRSGEKVILCRRETNPDDLEGMIAAEGILTSRGGKTSHAAVVARGMGKTCVCGAEELDIDTKNRRLVAPGGEVVEEGDVISIDGTSGRVYLGEVPVVASPVVRYFEGEIDPASDQADELVRAVDRIMHYADAARRLRVRANADNAEDAARARRMGAEGVGLCRTEHMFLGDRRQLVERLILADTEDEQQEALDALLPMQRADFTEILAAMDGLPVTVRLLDPPLHEFLPDITELSVRVAVAEARGERHENDLRLLQAVHKLHEQNPMLGLRGVRLGLVVPGLFTMQVRAIAQAAAERLREGGRPRPEIMIPLVGTVQELEIIREESLRVLREVGAEYGVELDFPVGTMIELPRAALTAGQIAENAEFFSFGTNDLTQTVWGFSRDDVEASFFSAYLEKGVFGVSPFESLDVEGVGRLVEIATAEGRAARPGIKLGVCGEHGGDPASVHFFHRVGLDYVSCSPFRVPVARLEAGRAAARG, encoded by the coding sequence GTGCCCAAGTACGTTTACGAGTTCTCCGAGGGCAACAAGGACCTCAAGGATCTGCTCGGCGGTAAGGGGGCCAACCTCGCCGAGATGACCAACCTCGGGCTGCCCGTGCCGCCCGGCTTCACCATCACCACCGAGGCGTGCCGGCACTTCCTCGCCAGCGGCACCGTGCCCGAGGGCCTTGACGCCGAGATCGACGCCAAGCTGCGCGCCCTTGAGGAGACCATGGGCAAGCGCCTGGGCCAGCCCGACGACCCGCTGCTGGTGAGCGTGCGCTCCGGGGCGAGGTTCTCCATGCCCGGCATGATGGAGACCGTCCTCAACATCGGCCTCAACGACGAGTCGGTGCTCGGGCTGGCCGCGCAGTCCGGCGACGAGCGCTTCGCGTGGGACTCCTACCGCCGCCTCATCCAGATGTTCGGCAAGACCGTGCAGGACATCGACGGCGAGCTGTTCGAGGACGCCTTCGACGAGGTCAAGCGGCAGAAGGGCGTCACGAGCGACCTCGACCTCGACGCCGCCGACCACCGCAAGCTCGTGGAGGTCTTCAAGGGGATCGTCGCCGAGCACACCGGCCGCGAGTTCCCCGCCGACCCCCGCGAGCAGATGGACCTGGCGATCAAGGCCGTCTTCCGCTCCTGGAACGCCCCCCGCGCCGTCCTCTACCGCCGCCAGGAGCGCATCCCCGTCGACCTCGGCACGGCGGTCAACGTCTGCGCCATGGTGTTCGGCAACCTGGGCATGGACTCCGGCACCGGCGTGGCCTTCACCCGCGACCCCGCCTCCGGCCGCCAGGGCGTCTACGGCGACTACCTGCAGAACGCCCAGGGCGAGGACGTGGTCGCCGGCATCCGCAACACCGTGCCGCTGGCCGACCTGGAGCGCATCGACAAGGCGAGCTACGACCAGCTCCTGGCCATCATGGAGAAGCTGGAGAACCACTACCGCGACCTCTGCGACATCGAGTTCACCATCGAGCGCGGCAAGCTGTGGATGCTGCAGACCCGCGTGGGCAAGCGCACCGCCGCGGCCGCGTTCCGGATCGCCGACCAGCTCATCGACCAGGGCATGATCACCCTGGAAGAGGCCATCGGCCGGGTCACCGGCGACCAGCTCGCCCAGCTGATGTTCCCCCGCTTCGCCGACGACGCCGAGGGCCACGTGCTGGGCTCGGGCATGAACGCCTCGCCCGGCGCCGCCGTGGGCAAGGCCGTGTTCGACTCCTACACCGCCATCAAGTGGTCGCGCAGCGGCGAAAAGGTCATCCTGTGCCGGCGCGAGACCAACCCCGACGACCTGGAGGGGATGATCGCCGCCGAGGGCATCCTCACCAGCCGGGGCGGCAAGACCTCCCACGCCGCCGTGGTGGCGCGCGGCATGGGCAAGACGTGCGTGTGCGGCGCCGAGGAGCTGGACATCGACACCAAGAACCGCCGGCTGGTCGCGCCGGGCGGCGAGGTGGTCGAGGAGGGCGACGTCATCTCCATCGACGGCACCAGCGGCCGGGTCTACCTCGGTGAGGTGCCGGTGGTGGCCTCGCCCGTCGTGCGCTACTTCGAGGGCGAGATCGACCCCGCCTCCGACCAGGCCGACGAGCTGGTCCGCGCCGTCGACCGCATCATGCACTACGCCGACGCGGCCCGGCGGCTGCGGGTGCGCGCCAACGCCGACAACGCCGAGGACGCCGCGCGCGCCCGCCGCATGGGCGCCGAGGGCGTGGGCCTGTGCCGCACCGAGCACATGTTCCTGGGCGACCGCCGCCAGCTCGTGGAGCGGCTGATCCTCGCCGACACCGAGGACGAGCAGCAGGAGGCGCTGGACGCGCTGCTGCCCATGCAGCGCGCCGACTTCACCGAGATCCTGGCGGCCATGGACGGCCTGCCGGTGACCGTGCGGCTGCTCGACCCGCCGCTGCACGAGTTCCTGCCCGACATCACCGAGCTCTCGGTGCGGGTGGCGGTGGCCGAGGCGCGCGGCGAGCGCCACGAGAACGACCTGCGGCTGCTGCAGGCCGTGCACAAGCTGCACGAGCAGAACCCGATGCTGGGCCTGCGCGGCGTGCGGCTGGGGCTGGTGGTGCCCGGCCTGTTCACCATGCAGGTGCGCGCCATCGCCCAGGCGGCGGCGGAGCGGCTGCGTGAAGGCGGCCGGCCGCGCCCGGAGATCATGATCCCGCTGGTGGGCACGGTGCAGGAGCTGGAGATCATCCGCGAGGAGTCGCTGCGGGTGCTGCGCGAGGTCGGCGCGGAGTACGGGGTCGAGCTGGACTTCCCGGTCGGCACGATGATCGAGCTGCCGCGCGCTGCGCTGACGGCCGGGCAGATCGCGGAGAACGCGGAGTTCTTCTCCTTCGGCACCAACGACCTCACCCAGACCGTGTGGGGGTTCTCGCGCGACGACGTTGAGGCGTCGTTCTTCTCCGCCTATCTGGAGAAGGGCGTGTTCGGGGTGTCGCCGTTCGAGTCGCTGGACGTGGAGGGCGTGGGCCGCCTGGTGGAGATCGCGACGGCCGAGGGGCGCGCGGCCCGGCCCGGGATCAAGCTGGGCGTCTGCGGCGAGCACGGCGGCGACCCGGCCTCGGTGCACTTCTTCCACCGGGTGGGGCTGGACTACGTGTCCTGCTCCCCGTTCCGGGTACCCGTCGCCCGCCTGGAGGCGGGTCGCGCGGCCGCCCGCGGCTGA
- a CDS encoding YdcF family protein yields the protein MRTSGGDHGGGSRPDRALDVDAEGTRVFVRGDHAEPVIDTRAVGATPVGGAETRTQPLTRADREIPEPAGAGALGPSAEGGAGAPGGAVAQGAGTVPGSVVGADDPATRAGRAFPRPESYGGYDAHGADGTGDGAAAERGGGAYGAAAADDTRADRPAAGGLGADTTRTLERPRTAPRPPAEPPRSRRRGRGTDDPPPRRRRLRIGRIIALVLLVAVAIPPATWGWVWLTARADERPASDAIVVLGASQYNGRPSPIFEARLAHAETLYREGVAPMIVTVGGNQPGDNFTEAGSGRDWLVAQGVPAENVVAVGEGNDTLQSMRAVARVYAEQGWSSAVIVSDPWHSLRSRLMAEDFGIEAATSPSRSGPAVLERKTQLWYITRETASLWYYWIFGDSSDIEVDAA from the coding sequence GTGCGGACATCGGGGGGCGACCACGGGGGTGGATCGCGGCCAGACCGGGCGCTCGACGTCGACGCCGAGGGGACCCGCGTCTTCGTCCGCGGCGACCACGCCGAGCCCGTCATCGACACCCGGGCGGTGGGGGCCACACCCGTGGGCGGCGCTGAGACGCGCACCCAGCCGCTGACCCGGGCGGACCGCGAGATCCCCGAGCCGGCGGGTGCCGGCGCCCTGGGCCCTTCGGCCGAGGGCGGAGCGGGCGCGCCGGGCGGTGCGGTCGCCCAAGGCGCGGGCACGGTGCCGGGCAGCGTCGTGGGCGCCGACGACCCGGCCACGCGTGCCGGGCGCGCCTTTCCCCGGCCCGAGAGCTACGGCGGCTACGACGCCCACGGCGCGGACGGCACGGGCGACGGCGCAGCCGCCGAGCGCGGGGGCGGCGCCTACGGCGCGGCCGCCGCCGACGACACCCGCGCCGACCGCCCGGCCGCCGGCGGCCTCGGCGCCGACACCACCCGCACCCTGGAGCGCCCGCGCACGGCCCCCCGCCCGCCGGCGGAGCCGCCGCGCTCCCGGCGGCGCGGCCGCGGCACCGACGACCCCCCGCCCCGGCGCCGCCGGCTCCGCATCGGCCGGATCATCGCCCTGGTACTGCTCGTGGCCGTCGCGATCCCCCCGGCCACCTGGGGCTGGGTCTGGCTGACCGCCCGCGCAGACGAGCGGCCGGCCTCCGACGCGATCGTGGTGCTGGGCGCCAGCCAGTACAACGGGCGCCCCTCACCGATCTTCGAGGCCCGCCTCGCCCACGCCGAGACCCTCTACCGCGAGGGCGTGGCGCCGATGATCGTCACGGTCGGCGGCAACCAGCCCGGCGACAACTTCACCGAGGCGGGTTCGGGCCGCGACTGGCTCGTGGCCCAGGGGGTCCCCGCCGAGAACGTCGTGGCGGTCGGCGAGGGCAACGACACCCTGCAGAGCATGCGCGCGGTGGCCCGCGTCTACGCCGAGCAGGGGTGGTCCAGCGCCGTGATCGTCAGCGACCCCTGGCACAGCCTGCGCTCCCGCCTCATGGCCGAGGACTTCGGCATCGAGGCCGCGACGTCGCCGTCCCGCTCGGGCCCGGCCGTGCTGGAGCGCAAGACCCAGCTCTGGTACATCACCCGCGAGACGGCGTCGCTCTGGTACTACTGGATCTTCGGCGACAGCAGCGACATCGAGGTCGACGCCGCCTGA
- a CDS encoding deoxyguanosinetriphosphate triphosphohydrolase, translated as MDIPVRAAEETPPPGYGEPDRRRWAAEPPKNRARGPFERDRARVLHSFALRRLAAKTQVVQPGASDFPRTRLTHSLECAQIGRELGAALGCDPDLVEAACLAHDLGHPPFGHNGERALDAAAAACGGFEGNAQSLRLLTRLEGKVVTGGGPPLGRSAGLNLTRATLDATLKYPWPRGGGGRTTHKFNCYPDDLPVFEWIRAEAPATDGPEPPVCFEAQVMDWSDDVAYSVHDLEDALYAGMIRLPALRSRTERAQVCAIAAELYCDAGAAELEEVFTDLLAEPFWPADFSGDITSLAALKNLTSELIGRFCRSAERATRADHGAEPITRYAADLVVPRRTLLECALLKALTAHYVMARSEAVAYQARERELIAELVAAVRVGAPATLEPAFRAAYEHASDDAAALRVVIDQVASLTDTSARAWHERLAG; from the coding sequence ATGGACATACCAGTGCGCGCCGCCGAGGAGACCCCGCCGCCCGGATACGGCGAGCCCGACCGGCGGCGGTGGGCGGCCGAGCCGCCCAAGAACCGGGCCCGGGGGCCCTTCGAGCGGGACCGCGCCCGCGTCCTGCACAGTTTCGCGCTGCGGCGGCTGGCGGCCAAGACCCAGGTCGTGCAGCCCGGGGCGAGCGACTTCCCGCGGACCCGGCTGACGCACTCCCTGGAGTGCGCGCAGATCGGGCGGGAACTCGGCGCGGCCCTGGGGTGCGACCCCGACCTGGTCGAGGCCGCCTGCCTGGCGCACGACCTCGGCCACCCGCCGTTCGGGCACAACGGGGAGCGGGCGCTGGACGCCGCGGCCGCCGCCTGCGGCGGCTTCGAGGGCAACGCCCAGAGCCTGCGGCTGCTGACCCGGCTGGAGGGCAAGGTCGTCACCGGCGGCGGCCCGCCGCTCGGCCGCAGCGCCGGGCTCAACCTCACCCGGGCCACCCTCGACGCCACCCTCAAGTACCCCTGGCCGCGCGGGGGAGGGGGCCGGACCACGCACAAGTTCAACTGCTACCCCGACGACCTCCCGGTCTTCGAGTGGATCCGCGCCGAGGCGCCCGCCACCGACGGCCCCGAGCCGCCGGTCTGCTTCGAGGCGCAGGTCATGGACTGGTCCGACGACGTCGCCTACTCCGTGCACGACCTGGAGGACGCCCTCTACGCGGGCATGATCCGCCTGCCCGCGCTGCGCAGCCGCACCGAGCGCGCCCAGGTCTGCGCGATCGCCGCCGAGCTGTACTGCGACGCCGGAGCGGCCGAGCTGGAAGAGGTCTTCACCGACCTCCTGGCCGAGCCCTTCTGGCCGGCCGACTTCAGCGGCGACATCACCTCCCTCGCCGCCCTGAAGAACCTCACCAGCGAGCTGATCGGCCGCTTCTGCCGGTCGGCGGAGCGGGCCACCCGCGCCGACCACGGTGCCGAACCCATCACCCGCTACGCCGCCGACCTGGTCGTGCCGCGCCGAACCCTGCTGGAGTGCGCGCTGCTCAAGGCGCTCACCGCGCACTACGTGATGGCGCGCTCCGAGGCGGTGGCCTACCAGGCCCGCGAGCGCGAACTGATCGCCGAACTCGTGGCCGCCGTGCGGGTGGGCGCCCCGGCCACACTGGAGCCCGCGTTCCGCGCCGCCTACGAGCACGCCTCCGACGACGCGGCGGCGCTGCGGGTGGTCATCGACCAGGTGGCCTCGCTGACCGACACCTCGGCGCGGGCCTGGCACGAGCGGCTGGCGGGCTGA